In Argiope bruennichi chromosome 4, qqArgBrue1.1, whole genome shotgun sequence, the sequence TcgatggcgcagtttagccagggttggctcttgcgccaataaaactcACAACCAACCCTGGATATtcgaagaaattttgaaattctattattgATATCTAACTAAACTTaagttataaatatgtattaagcATTCAGCTTTATTTACTAGAAAAactctttgtttttgttttagatttgcaacattatatcttcattttataattactaaaattggtttatgaaatctttaaattgcAAACAATACTAATTGTTATTTTATGATGATACAGATTATGTATTTTGTGGAAATACAGTTggattattttgcaataaacttTGTATTGTAGCTCTCAAAATGGTTGGGAaccagaagaaaatatatatagcaaGGACCTTATTTATGAGTATGAAAGGAAACAAGAATTGGAGGAAAAGAAACGACTGGCAGCAGTTAAGCGATCACTTCAAGATCCTTCAGGTTCTACTCCTGCTAAAAAAGTCAAGCTTGGATCTGATGTATGtttgtcttattattattattactagaaagaaatattaatatgtgAACTTTCTACTGTTATtgcaaatattgcaatttttttttttgtatgcctCAAAAGCTCTCAATCTTTAGTTTGAAATCTTATAATTTAGAATAGTTTCTGCATTTATAcacttttaaatagtatttaaaagtatatgaCTAAAGAGCATGACTACAAATAAAGCTACCAtctcttcattttaatttgtaccAGATTAAATATCAAGAATCCAATTATCAAAACTAATCTAATGAATGGGGGGGGGAACACgtgatgaatcttttttttttttttttttaatacacatgatttgttaaatattttatgacaaatgtcattatttaagaacttttatttttgtcattaaatacaattttattaaaatagttttaattttatatataaaagcattgATTTCCTGTAAATGTTGCTCAGTATTCCTTTtgtaaatattagtataatttaaCATCCATAGCAATCTtgtcttgtcttttttttttttgttatataatttttacattgagCTGCATTATATGTGCTGAATCTCTTATGTATTTCACATTTGACTTATCTTTTATCTCTTTTAAGGATATCGTTTCTGGAACTGTTGTTGCTACAGATTCTTTATTGCAAGCTTTGGGTATTCACCGGGACTTAAGTGAGGTACAGAATGACagcaataaaaagttttcaaaagagaAAGATAGTGAAGAAAAAATGTgggagattttaaataaaattcccacTAGTGTTGCTCAAGATGGTAGTGGAGATCGGTCTAATGAAGGCCCTTCTGCTATTTATTTGCCAAAACCTGGTGAGCCTGGAAAGTACATATTAGTTATGGGAGAACAGAATCAATTAAGTTTGTTGGAACAGTCCAATTTAGACCCTAAAGTATCTTTAGGAAAGAAACTGGTACCTGAAATAATTCTCAataagaatgaaacaaatttttatcctACGATCAAAGTTGAAGCTGATGATGATGATATACAAGTAATATCTCATACCCCCAAGAAAACAAATACTAATTTGTATAGTTATATGACAAATACAACAACACGTAAAAAGAAACCTGGAAGACCCAAAAAACCAAAAGTCGTAGAACCTCCAAGTTTCACTCATGATGAAACAACAAATGATTCTCAACAGAAAGAGGATGAACCCGTTTCTGGTAGACGTCGACGTGGAAAGCTTCCATCTAGATGGAATGATtacattgttgaaaattttgatgaGGCAATAACATCATCAACACCTAAACCTAAATTAGGCAAATTTTCAGAATCTGAAATGGATGTTTCTGGAGACAGCAACTTTGAGGATAATCTTTCAGGcaattttgaagaagaagaagatgaTGATATCATTCTTCCTGATGGCACAGCTCGACGTGGAAGTAAAGGCAGTGGAATTAAAATGCCTCGGCCTGTGGTCATTCCCCTTGGTGGTGATGCTCCCCAGCAGTCATCTGCTAATGCTGGCTCTTCTGTTGAACAAATGTGGAAATTCCCATCCACTAAGAAACGTGGTAGGCCACGCAAATTTGAACCTCAGCGCCACATTATTGTACAGAACATACCTCCAAGTACTTTTACTTCTCCTGCTGGTACAAAGCCTGAATTCCGACAAAGGACATTGACAGTCACACCCATATTCAAGACTAATACAGTATTATCCAGACCGATTGCTCCTAGACCTGAGCCAGGCATGAAGGTACTTCAGACTGGTTCCGGAGAAAAAATACTTGTGCCTGAATCAGGTGATGAAAATTCAATGACAGCAGATGATGCAAATATGTCTGGCATGTCTAGTCTTGATAATAGTATCAATTATCGTGAGTTAATAAGTGATCCAAACTTCAGTCCTCTAAAAAAAGGTCCTGTACGCAAGTCTTTTCAGTTTAGTCCTGAAGTTTTGCACCGAATGCCTAGTTCTCGTGGAAGGGGAAGTTCACATGGTTTAAAACGTAGGCCAGGGAGACCTCGGAAAGAAGACCAATTAAGTCGTTTAACTAATGGAGGTTATCTTGGTGCCACATTAAGTGAATTGATGACCAGAAAAAGCTCTATTGTGAGTCGAAAAATCAAAGAGGAGAGAGAGATAAAAAAGAATCGTATATTTGTAGTTATGCAAGATGGAACTATGGTAGAAGTCAGTGGTAATGACCGGCAAAAAGCTGTTCTGAAAGCAACTGCTAAAGTTGAAGCAATAAGACGAAGTGTTGGAAGGATTAGAGAAATAGAAAAAGCTAAGTATATGGAAGAGGATGAAGATGATTATGATGATCCCAAAAAACCAGGGTCGAGATATGCTTATGCTGTGAGTAATATTTAGtagtttaatatattagtaacatttgcttttacatattgtttaatatgaaatttattattgatctttaatttaataatcttccttgttttttttaaaactttttttaatattacattgttacatttttttgttatttaaatctaaaaatttttcttttgtagaaatgatattttattaaaattgtcttatttattcaatatacaaattatataatttcttgatcatgataactttttttataacattgGAAGGCCATGAAGTCTTttctattaacttaaaattataaacattttaagcaaaaaaatatatagagatctattcatttcatattttagatgatgtatttaatagtaaattttttaacaattaacttAATTATGGTTAAGGTGATTAAATTAAGATGTATGGTATAAGAGTTACTGCTTACAACTTTAGattttttaccatttaattaatttatattacaatatcCCAATGTAGCTTTGCAAAAAAATAAGacttgcaatttaaaatatctgtttattatttaaaaaaaattaccttaaaattttttctggtttaaaatgaatgttttaaaagaatgaatttatttataagaatctgTTTTTCTTCTACCCATtggcatttatttcaataatttttttaaagttaatcttTTTAGAGTATGACTTACTATGCAATATTACTGATTAATATTACAagcaatatttgtattaaatacattcttaaatatttcggtctttttaattattttaattgtgtattactgaaattttttattccagcAATGAAGCTTaatcatgtattaaatatttcattattttcctttattcttcCATAGTATTTTGTTCTAATaagcttataaaatttattttcagcttaAAAAGCGGGGTGATACAAGACCTGCTCTTGAGGATTGCACTCTTGAGACGATTGATGATTACAATGCAATGATTTTACCGAACTCAGTACAGCTTGTTGAAAGTGAATTGCCTCTTAGTGAAGCTGATAACTGCGACAAGTTATCCGGAATGTTCTTGTTCcgtcaaatattttcttcatatgatAACACACTTCAGTGCCTATTCTGCAGGAACAAATATTCCCTTCGCTTTCCTGCTGATCTTGAAAAACACTATCATGTAATTCATGAACTTGCAGTGCATACTAATAAGGCCgagtttaatgaaaatattgtttttgtctGTGTACCATCTGATGTAAATGAAGATACCACTCTGAATTCTGGCTGTCGCTTCTGTGACACAATTCTCAAAACTTTGTCTGAAGTTCGAGACCATTATCCAAACGCACATAACAAAACTGTAAGATTAGTTCCAGAATCAGATGTGACAGAAATtggtaatttcttttattgtggACTTTGTGGTCATCCTTCAGCTGATTTTTCAACTCATCATAATCATATGAAACAGATGCACAGAATGCAAACATATGTTTGCCGTTACTGTACATATTGTACTTCAAGGCCAAGTCGGTTGAGAACTCATGTCAAACAGAGACATTTACAGGATCAACCTGGACCTCATTTACAGTGTTCTGTGTGTTCTGTTTATGTGCATGGTAAAGACAGGCTGACAAAGCATATCATGCTCTCTCATGCAGTCCAGacaggtatttttttattttatctatttatcattggtttatatttaattggtttttttttgttactggaaaataaaaatagatttctggTTTCAAAAAAACATCattgtacaatttattttatgtacaatttGTCATATTCAAACTTTTGATCCAGTAAATGACTGAAAACCTTGCATATTTCTCAGTTGCTCCTACAGAAGTATGGAGACAGGATGTGCCTCCTATGGGAGGAATTATACCATGGTCGGTGATGGCCATTAGAACTTAGTTCTTTCACGTGCTGTTGTGGCACGTTGATTATTCAATCTAACCCTGGGTGGCTCAACTATGTTCCAGAAATAGAGCTTTTTGTTTTGCAAtctattaaatcatatttaaaattaagaaaaaatgatgaCATAAATTCATGCTATAATtggtttaaaagatattttcatttacacCTGTTTTTCTTATCCTCATAAATAAAGAtagcataaatacaaaaatttaaaaaaaaatacttacagaatTACTAATAAGTTAACTGtaaaatagtgttataattttaaaaaaaattaaaagtgattttaacATTGTACTTAATTTTACATTActtatgatattatatttattttaaatatatgagagTATTGAGATCTGTAATGAGTATTATGTTCCTTATCTGAAgtggaatattttcatttttgaataatttttcattactcTTTCATtcaatgtttgtttatttttattatattatttttttatattttgggaattttttatatggcaaattaaatttgatatccaGCTTTGAGAgatgaaaattaaactttgttatttatatacatcttgttaaaaattatattttactaatgaaAGAGTAATAATATATGTGATAAATTATTgtgatttgattttaattgggaagtatttcttcattttattaacattttaaaattctttaaagaaattggaCATGTTTGTTTTCAGAAGAagttgttttcttcattttttttatagatatcatATTGCAGATTTTGCATGATGCCTTGCTGATATCATATTATATCTGCTCCAAGATATTAAATTAGCAAAAGCTAAAAAGTTTTAAGGAAAAGTAATGTTTTTAGATAATggagaatttaaatgttttattttatttctttattatgtataataattttggaGGTTTTTTTTCAAAggtatatattacatttttatttaaaaattcgtgaAGCATGTTATTCTTAATTTCTACATTCTTAGGTCCTAAAACATGGTCTTGTGCAAAGTGCCTTTATCCATATGGTGATCCTCATGAATTAATGAATCACATACCCACTTGCCCAAAACTACAGTCTAATACTGAAGCAAAGACTGGTGGAAATGAAGCACAACCTGTTAAAGAAGtccttttttataaatgcaacaaTTGTTCTCTCACTTTTGCCTCGGAGGAAGAAATCAAagtaactttgaaaaatattttatttaaaatgttatatgagtattggtattttttaaatggctatctgttatttaaatgtaatattttgtatttttttgaagcaaacaatattgagttttaatattttgaaacttgatGATAATGGTATTTAAATACTATGTTTCTCTGTCAATACTATGTTATGCATAGGTTTTATTGTTGCTATTGAAATTGTTTACCATCTTGGAAATTGTCtagttttgaaaataactaaAGGAATTCACAATGAAGTTTAAAATGCTGCGCACATTTGTGACCTAAAaggataatattaattattaaaattaacatttattcattattcttgtgataaatacaaaatgatgaAGGTAAAAAGCTTAATGAagtagttacttttttttttatcttcacagTAGATTGAATGTATGCCAGTAATTGTAAGAATTTAGTAATGTTACCTTTTGATGTAAAAATCCCTGAAAAAGCTATGTTCATGATCTAAAGTTACTATGTTTAGTGTGCATTTAATGGTTCCTttagttattgagaaaaaaaaggcattttgtaCTAATACTTATGATTACTGACAActaatttcatcataataataatgtattactAAGTATGACATAAtactcatataaaaaatataaatattactaattcatatttaatctaattctgattttcagaaacatatgGCTGAAGAAATCCATGATCCGGGAGCCATTGAAGAAGTGATTCGTTCCACAGACAGTCATGAAGGTGGTCTACAAGACAATCTCCAAGCAGCGAAATGTGATCCTGCTACTTTTGATCACAAAACTTGCTTCTTATGCTTTATGAGATTCCCTACTGTGGAAATGTGTAAAAAACATCAGCATCATGTCCATATGCGATGGGTGACTAAAGGGTTACCAGATTATTCTAAAGATGGTTATTCGGGTTTGTATAACCCCTATTATTTCTTGGgtatggaatttcttttttttttttttatttcagtctgTTCTCTGACCTGGACTTGGACcttctctccttttttttaaaattctaataatataatttttttctaagtaaccatttatgaaaaagttgattattaattccttttgatattttatctttgcatctgaatataaatctaatataattatttaatctttttaatacttgaattttcttcaatttcagaCAATAATCTTCATATTTCtaaacatttgcatttaattatttttaatgtcggATAAGGCTAATCACTTTCTGAACAGCTGATTTCCTAgagatattgtttatatttaattttacttaagttATTTAGATATAAACTTATGTCCATAGTTTtatcaaattgtcagatattaatgccatgctattttaatttttttacacacaTTATGTTCATTATACATTTGAACTTGTCTGATGAGAactagtcccatgacatcataatgctattaaaaacacaATTCTATGGACAATCTATCTTCTGAATTTCATGAGGTTGTAGCttcacttttattcaaattttaacacacatagaaaaaaaaatcccccattgttagctttcaacaatgataGAAAATCTTGCAATGGaacatttgataaaacaataaaagtttgaattgtTGGAAAttggcaaaatatatttaaaaaaattgataggaTTTTGcattactattaaattaatataattaaaaaagctatttaaaaaaatttgggacatttaatttattttgtgcaattgtgtttttggaagatatggaaaaacatcaaaattctacttaatttttaattaattaaaattccaattaaagtttaaaaaggtCGCTTTAAGGTGTAGAGCACcaacctttttattatttttagggaTAAGTCGCCTTTGGCAATCAGCTGGTTCACCAAGtgtttgattatatttgatttcagataaattgtatagatataacttcatgtccctGGTTCTACGTAATTGTCTGActttaaagccatgttattttaatgatCCTACTTATGTTCTATTCATTATGtacataaacaattttaatatagaCAGTCTTGTAAGATagtaaaatgctattaaaaacattaatgttCTGCTTACATGCCTTCTAAATCTTGAAAaattgtaactttactttttgaTTTGTCATGTAAACtatagaaattaagcaaaaaataaatccaataaattttggtttgaattcaGGAAATTTCACACGaccattaaattaaattcataaaaaatcccattttttaaaaattttgataaggtgtaaaattaattttgtgttgtaatattcaCAGCAGTTATAgtgaataaatgcaaaattcagttttatttttaattgaaattctaatttaaaaaatcactcccAAGACACACATTTTCACACTACAAGGtatatatatgtgctaaatttgataactataggtcaaacagtctggtctGTAGAGTGTCCAACACACccacactcatctttattattaatagaaattgcattacaatatatatatatatatatatatattatgcaaataaaaaattatgtagacTAACAATATTGAAAGATAGCTTGCAGAGTATTTTATTTAGATGATGAACAATATCTGAAATGTTGTTGATCgtgttataaatgcattttaaattttatcgccTCCTTTACATTTGATtgacatataaaatatgaatttttatatatatttttatttcttgtgcttattttaatttttaccacAGAGCTTaacaagaatgaaaatgaagGAGAAATTGGACAAGCTATTCAAGAAATCCAATCAAATGCAGTACTTGAGATGTCTCTTGGTCAGAATGATGCATCTTCTTTAATCAGTAATCTTGAACAATTTGAATTGAATGTAAAATCTCAGATAAATGGGCAACAAATTTTTGCTCAAGGTACAACAGAGACAGCAGAAGGAGAACAAGCTGTCACAGTATCAATTAAAGAAACACTTCTTGATCAGCCAACAGGatcagatttcatttcaaatgatatAGGAGATCCTAGCAAAGCTGAAAAAACCTTTGAAGCAATGGACTTCCTGGATCTTCCTGGAGATAAAAATGACAGTGAAGGAGATAGGTTAAATTTCAACAAAGAATTGTCGTTGCCTAGTATTCCTATAAGAGAAGAATCAGATGTAAGCAAAGAATATAGAAGACTTGGTGAATTCGATGTCTCACTTGATGATTTGCCTGATGAGAAAGAACTTGCAGAAATTGGATTCCCTGCAAAGGTTGGACATTTTTGCCATATATGTGATGCAGTCATCAAGAGCTATCGATTGTATTACCTTCATATGCATAACCTACATCAAATGGAAAAGAGATTTCAGTGCATTATCACAGCTTGTAAAAAGACATATTCTGATGCTTACAGTTTTCATCAACATGTTTATAATGGGCATAATCAAAAGAGTGAACATTATTGCAGCATGTGTGACAATGTGTTTGCTGATGATGAAGAACTACAGGATCATCTTATCAGTGCAGACCATGCTAACAAGTATATGCAAGTGCAGgtataaattttaatggaattatatGTTGATTCATATGAATAGTCTAAGAAATTGGATTTTCTTTTgttggtaattttatttttatgtttaatagtttcatgcattacagattttattttgctgattaaattgattagaTCTGtggtaatttgaaattttattaatctgaatATCTAATCAAGGTTATTTcttgattatatattaaaaatttccctAACAAAATAATCAGATCCTCAGTTTTATCTTGGTTGAAAATCAGtagggaaaataatattttttaaagtaaatattctcaaattatataatttaaagttaatttcttgcaatatctaaatgtttttttaaaaaattgtagttaaattgtgatattttttatttaatatttcttttaccaATTACTTGTTTACATTTTCAACAAtggttgtttgaaaaaaaaaatgtcatgatacaagatttaaatttctaattaatacaagttttaaattttctaagttaattaatttatttaattctaaaattaattaaataatttctaagctaaaaataaatgataaattcagaaaatttaaatgtaaaaactctgattcatttctatttctacttttttaaatcaattttcagaGGGGTAGGGAGGATTTGTAACATAGAAGATGAAAAGCTCATTAAAGAGCagtattgatatttataaaaatcagtataTAGTCGTACAATTGACGAAGTTGAAAGGCAAGAATAAATAGATTTATCACCTGCAACTTACAACATTTCTGCAGAAtgcagaaataaaagtaaattgtaataaacttttaatattaacaaaaattaataaagatatgatAAAGATCAAGTGAAAAATAAGGATAAGTTTATTCTTAAAGgcagaagtatatttattttattaagaagtgaaatttttttgtatctcTTTTATATTCATGCAtgattaattttcttctatttttttacatgaattaaaacaatattgctataaatgtaaattttatattgaagtttattaatgagaaaaaaattgtttgtttcgAGGGACCaagtttgttttctattttttgctgtaaataattgaaaaaattattgcttcaggatttcattgattttaattaatactgtaataatttttttcttctttttgcagGAAAAATACAATAGAACTGAACCCCGAAACCACAGATGTAAAGTATGTCACAGTTGGTTTGGTTTATTTGCAACATTTGTGAAACACATGGAAACAGAAGGTCATAGCTATCAGTGTCGAGAATGTGGTTTACTTTTTGTACAGCCTGGACCTAGACGAAACCACATCCAAAGTGTTCATCCAGAAATTGCAAACATCTGTGAGGTAATATTCTTCATCTTTTCAAGTAAGGAAGTAAAGAAATTAGTgtcttaatatttgtatttacagaaaatttaatattgtaatattttcaaacaagacatgtataagtatttttattcttttatcatttgaatACGTATAATTCTGTTGCATAACTgtaatttcatattgaaataaaccaactgcattttatctttatttgtaaaGACATATAGATTTGGATTTTGCCAAAGATATGAAGTAAACAACATTAAGAAAAATGCAATTGTATCGCTTGGCATGAATGAAGATTGTGCTATTATAATACTGTATGTAATGAAGACAAATATTACTTTTGCATTTGACccttttttacaatattttaaaaacgttaaGGAGACATTAAATTGAGAAATAggatttgttattgttattagaTTCAGGCACAGTTTGATGCGAATTGTTCTTACTAAAATGaccaattgaaaaataattttaatttcaatattttagattaaaattattactacCTCTTATTGTATTTGCTTCTAAGAGGAAAACAGTGAAATTTCAtagtttctttaaattcatttcacaaattttggaatattttaatttaacccatCAACTGGCTGGGATATAGAAAGTCATTTGTGTATATTCAAGCATTATCATTTTAAAGGAATTGAAATGCTGGATAGTTGCTATT encodes:
- the LOC129965462 gene encoding uncharacterized protein LOC129965462 isoform X2 — encoded protein: MPKEQSRVASTSTGEEEVDVKPDLNDILRCGACEQLFFNLDDFVAHKSDNCVAPKDAASSGEESEIEVIRHDPSKVKKHTKSTKKLYDEYEEEYHSLYGHKKKSKYNDYYLSKKDKKHKYKDKKSLYADIQIKSEPLDEYEEATYCGICENCLRTEDCEECDVCIKKKSGSWKYATKRCLLRQCIEEINGQVYQVEKVLDKRIVDGRVEYFLKWKGYPDSQNGWEPEENIYSKDLIYEYERKQELEEKKRLAAVKRSLQDPSGSTPAKKVKLGSDDIVSGTVVATDSLLQALGIHRDLSEVQNDSNKKFSKEKDSEEKMWEILNKIPTSVAQDGSGDRSNEGPSAIYLPKPGEPGKYILVMGEQNQLSLLEQSNLDPKVSLGKKLVPEIILNKNETNFYPTIKVEADDDDIQVISHTPKKTNTNLYSYMTNTTTRKKKPGRPKKPKVVEPPSFTHDETTNDSQQKEDEPVSGRRRRGKLPSRWNDYIVENFDEAITSSTPKPKLGKFSESEMDVSGDSNFEDNLSGNFEEEEDDDIILPDGTARRGSKGSGIKMPRPVVIPLGGDAPQQSSANAGSSVEQMWKFPSTKKRGRPRKFEPQRHIIVQNIPPSTFTSPAGTKPEFRQRTLTVTPIFKTNTVLSRPIAPRPEPGMKVLQTGSGEKILVPESGDENSMTADDANMSGMSSLDNSINYRELISDPNFSPLKKGPVRKSFQFSPEVLHRMPSSRGRGSSHGLKRRPGRPRKEDQLSRLTNGGYLGATLSELMTRKSSIVSRKIKEEREIKKNRIFVVMQDGTMVEVSGNDRQKAVLKATAKVEAIRRSVGRIREIEKAKYMEEDEDDYDDPKKPGSRYAYALKKRGDTRPALEDCTLETIDDYNAMILPNSVQLVESELPLSEADNCDKLSGMFLFRQIFSSYDNTLQCLFCRNKYSLRFPADLEKHYHVIHELAVHTNKAEFNENIVFVCVPSDVNEDTTLNSGCRFCDTILKTLSEVRDHYPNAHNKTVRLVPESDVTEIGNFFYCGLCGHPSADFSTHHNHMKQMHRMQTYVCRYCTYCTSRPSRLRTHVKQRHLQDQPGPHLQCSVCSVYVHGKDRLTKHIMLSHAVQTGPKTWSCAKCLYPYGDPHELMNHIPTCPKLQSNTEAKTGGNEAQPVKEVLFYKCNNCSLTFASEEEIKKHMAEEIHDPGAIEEVIRSTDSHEGGLQDNLQAAKCDPATFDHKTCFLCFMRFPTVEMCKKHQHHVHMRWVTKGLPDYSKDGYSELNKNENEGEIGQAIQEIQSNAVLEMSLGQNDASSLISNLEQFELNVKSQINGQQIFAQGTTETAEGEQAVTVSIKETLLDQPTGSDFISNDIGDPSKAEKTFEAMDFLDLPGDKNDSEGDRLNFNKELSLPSIPIREESDVSKEYRRLGEFDVSLDDLPDEKELAEIGFPAKVGHFCHICDAVIKSYRLYYLHMHNLHQMEKRFQCIITACKKTYSDAYSFHQHVYNGHNQKSEHYCSMCDNVFADDEELQDHLISADHANKYMQVQEKYNRTEPRNHRCKVCHSWFGLFATFVKHMETEGHSYQCRECGLLFVQPGPRRNHIQSVHPEIANICEICNMKLATSAQLWQHLSTHNIVHECSKCHRRFLQKEQLVAHSEVHAPPTPCPWEGCNRKLATKVGLFNHLRMHRGDTDFKCSICNKGFFKKKTLESHMKIHDERAPMQMPASRGRKSVMMGRSGHVEMNQHVEEIQIEQAEESIDSNQTEMIQLVCAGCMRPFESENHFQAHICTGQAATDAQGQVVVTTGQPVFGQDHQIIVQTGGNGTETTIDADQLVATAHQTLASSLNLSSQEFAEQLARVVAEAAGPGGPGQVTVSIAPSAKLDESGAVSVSIPEYEDSAGLPEEGTVVFNQENGTSTIMTAHHLVDAVDQAELQQIQTNEIVTDEHGNQTILIKNGGDENLMIQESLDQGKDDSHHSSEHAVFAVDSDGQHVLVPVEGNLQADGQATMDFQTQGNQDATEEFVAQISMGRNKGDGTLVENVQGENDAQLKSILEVGQLEGDDSQENAQIVMMVSNDQGGEGEGQQVPIQLPEDQPYASAALLKIPTADGGHQMLIIPINANENGNTVLTLPEGYTLGGGDGDGNITLALDPNSLPLGEGGEPQQLMLPVDADGQINLESLLQNTTVDALPNEG